Proteins from one Sarcophilus harrisii chromosome 2, mSarHar1.11, whole genome shotgun sequence genomic window:
- the LOC116421032 gene encoding basic proline-rich protein-like, whose product MSGALGRHKASRLSGEGGWPGQSSDSARAWAVTVRRDGVAGRKDARSSAGRESYSLRLRRFFPVRSHVGLPTGAALLRLALTSRPGLQKFSGSLAGAGSGRVEGPPPPRGGMRRALLARSLGPPPALSEGRRTKSRSPLRPEEGPRGCSRPVHLPPAGRGTPPTRGARPCPHPAFSRRRSGKAPGEGSGGRGGGVPTRRRRARGRPAEPVPSPLCRQGPRAPAAGGGRATGALPQTHRAGQRAAAAANWGSPPTRGSARPRRGPAAGRFGKEIYRVRGRQSLGPGSSGELAAPGSLGVVASQWVASEARPPPAPRDGREGGEIGGQARGRAGVPSSRPVPEGRLLAPGPDFPGTPRVIPFPGTPGVVPFPRDPAGSSPSPGTPQGRPLPQGPRSVVPFPRDPAGSSPSPGPPACPPSPGPHASLPQGTPASSFPGTPAGRPFPGTPRRLPPRGPRGVPPGTPGLPSPGDPPAVPSPGDPPRHPFPRGAGSPPSRDPRRSLLPGPPRLPSPGTPTPFPPGPRASFPPGPRRLPSPGTPGSPFPRGPRLPPPGPPGRAPFPGDPRRRPFPGTRGHPFPRAPGVPFPRDPASPLPQGPRSVIPSRDPQGHPLPQGPRSVIPFPRDPAGSSPSPGTPQGHPLPPGPRSVIPFPRDPAGSSLPQGPAGVHPFPGTPRVIPFPRDPVRVIPSPGTRASSLPQGPAGHPLPQGPRRSSLPQGPAEVIPFPGTQVIPFPRDPQASSLPQGPRVIPSRDPRVVPRESPFPRDPQASSPSPGTPEVIPSQGPRRVIPSRDPALGHPFPRDPEGHPFSGPRSPSRDPYPFPRGPEGHPFPGTPGSSPFPGPAGVIPRGPAVIPSPGPAGASLPRDPKVIPSPGTAGSSFPRDPAGSSFPQGPARASLPRDPRVLQGPGVIPSPGPAGSSLPQGPRRVIPSQGTRSIPSPGPAGSFPSPGTLRHPSWTRASSLPQGSCRCLKL is encoded by the exons ATGTCTGGGGCGCTCGGCAGACACAAGGCATCGCGACTGAGCGGGGAGGGTGGATGGCCGGGGCAGAGCTCCGACTCGGCGCGTGCGTGGGCTGTCACCGTCAGGCGGGACGGGGTGGCAGGCCGCAAGGATGCCCGGAGCTCCGCCGGGAGGGAGAGCTACTCCTTGCGGTTAAGGCGCTTCTTCCCGGTTCGGTCCCACGTCGGGCTCCCGACGGGAGCCGCGCTCCTCCGCCTCGCCCTGACCTCCAGGCCCGGCCTCCAGAAATTCTCGGGATCCCTGGCAGGGGCCG GATCAGGGAGGGTCGAAGGCCCTCCCCCGCCGCGCGGAGGGATGCGCCGGGCTCTCCTCGCCCGCTCCCTCGGGCCTCCTCCCGCCCTTTCTGAAGGGCGACGCACAAAGTCACGCTCCCCGCTCCGGCCGGAGGAGGGGCCCCGGGGCTGCTCCCGGCCCGTCCACCTGCCCCCTGCTGGGAGGGGCACTCCCCCCACCCGGGGCGCCAGACCCTGCCCCCACCCGGCCTTCTCTCGCCGTCGGAGCGGGAAAGCCCCCGGAGAGGGAAgcggggggcggggaggaggggtCCCGACTCGCAGGCGCCGGGCGCGGGGTCGCCCGGCCGAGCCGGTCCCTTCCCCCCTCTGCCGCCAGGGGCCCCGCGCTCCGGCGGCCGGAGGGGGCCGGGCTACGGGAGCGCTCCCCCAGACCCACCGGGCCGGCCAACGCGCAGCGGCGGCGGCAAACTGGGGCTCACCCCCAACCCGCGGGTCCGCGCGGCCGAGGCGAGGGCCCGCGGCCGGGCGTTTCGGGAAGGAAATTTACCGGGTCCGTGGCCGGCAATCTCTTGGGCCAGGCAGCTCCGGTGAACTCGCCGCTCCGGGTTCTCTCGGCGTCGTGGCGTCACAATGGGTCGCGTCGGAGGCCCGCCCTCCTCCCGCTCCGAGAGATGGGCGGGAAGGGGGCGAAATCGGGGGGCAGGCCCGGGGCCGCGCTGGTGTGCCCTCCTCCCGGCCAGTCCCTGAGGGGCGGCTCCTCGCCCCAGGTCCCGATTTCCCCGGGACCCCCAGGGTCATCCCCTTCCCCGGGACCCCCGGGGTCGTCCCCTTCCCCCGGGACCCCGCAGGGTCGTCCCCTTCCCCCGGGACCCCGCAGGGTCGTCCCCTTCCCCAGGGACCCCGCAGCGTCGTCCCCTTCCCCAGGGACCCCGCAGGGTCGTCCCCTTCCCCAGGACCCCCGGCGTGTCCCCCTTCCCCGGGACCCCACGCGTCCCTTCCCCAGGGGACCCCGGCGTCGTCCTTCCCCGGGACCCCCGCGGGTCGTCCCTTCCCCGGGACCCCGCGGCGTCTCCCCCCCCGGGGACCCCGGGGGGTCCCCCCCGGGACCCCGGGGCTCCCTTCCCCAGGGGACCCCCCGGCTGTCCCTTCCCCGGGGGACCCCCCGCGTCATCCCTTCCCCAGGGGCGCGGGGTCTCCCCCTTCCCGGGACCCCCGGCGTTCCCTTCTCCCGGGGCCCCCGCGTCTCCCTTCCCCCGGgacccccacccccttccccccgGGACCCCGGGCGTCATTTCCCCCGGGACCCCGGCGTCTCCCTTCCCCGGGGACCCCGGGGTCCCCCTTCCCCAGGGGACCCCGGctcccccccccggggcccccgggGCGGGCCCCCTTCCCCGGGGACCCCCGGCGTCGTCCCTTCCCCGGGACCCGGGGTCATCCCTTCCCCCGGGCCCCGGGCGTTCCCTTCCCCCGGGACCCCGCGTCTCCCCTTCCCCAGGGACCCCGCAGCGTCATCCCTTCCCGGGACCCGCAGGGTCATCCCCTTCCCCAGGGACCCCGCAGCGTCATCCCCTTCCCCAGGGACCCCGCAGGGTCATCCCCTTCCCCAGGGACCCCGCAGGGTCATCCCCTTCCCCCGGGACCCCGCAGCGTCATCCCCTTCCCCCGGGACCCTGCAGGGTCATCCCTTCCCCAGGGACCCGCAGGCGTCCATCCCTTCCCCGGGACCCCGCGCGTCATCCCCTTCCCCAGGGACCCCGTGAGGGTCATCCCTTCCCCAGGGACCCGCGCGTCATCCCTTCCCCAGGGACCCGCGGGTCATCCCCTTCCCCAGGGACCCCGCAGGTCATCCCTTCCCCAGGGACCCGCAGAGGTCATCCCCTTCCCAGGGACCCAGGTCATCCCCTTCCCCAGGGACCCCCAGGCGTCATCCCTTCCCCAGGGACCCCGGGTCATCCCTTCCCGGGACCCCAGGGTCGTTCCCAGGGAGAGTCCCTTCCCCAGGGACCCGCAGGCGTCATCCCCTTCCCCAGGGACCCCTGAGGTCATCCCTTCCCAGGGACCCCGCAGGGTCATCCCTTCCCGGGACCCGGCGTTGGGCCATCCCTTCCCCAGGGACCCCGAGGGTCATCCCTTCTCGGGCCCGAGGTCTCCTTCCAGGGACCCCTATCCCTTCCCCAGGGGACCTGAGGGTCATCCCTTCCCAGGGACCCCTGGGTCATCCCCTTTCCCAGGACCCGCAGGGGTCATCCCCAGGGGACCTGCGGTCATCCCTTCCCCGGGACCCGCAGGCGCATCCCTTCCCCGGGACCCCAAGGTCATCCCTTCCCCAGGGACCGCAGGGTCATCCTTCCCCAGGGACCCTGCAGGGTCATCCTTTCCCCAGGGACCCGCGAGGGCATCCCTTCCCAGGGACCCGCGTGTCCTTCAGGGACCTGGGGTCATCCCTTCCCCGGGACCCGCAGGGTCATCCCTTCCCCAGGGACCCCGTAGGGTCATCCCTTCCCAGGGGACCCGCAGCATCCCTTCCCCGGGACCTGCAGGGTCATTCCCTTCCCCAGGGACCCTGCGCCATCCTTCCTGGACCCGAGCGTCATCCCTTCCCCAGGGAAGCTGTAGGTGTCTGaagctttga